A portion of the Actomonas aquatica genome contains these proteins:
- a CDS encoding Tll0287-like domain-containing protein, translating into MSPHRLLRLGAACLCWAAALPLVAQTASAPPAEPATKWRDPADPALSAHVAEAKVALQLLVSTLSASVAEAVADGGPHQGVSACQLQALPLTHRSAQQSPPRVTALKRTSLHVRNPANAPDPAESAALTHVAQLLSTGEDLPPLLVQELAATPEREAEIRVYKPLRLAAQCLACHGDPATFSPDLRETLATRYPTDAATGYEEGDWRGLIRVSLTP; encoded by the coding sequence ATGAGCCCCCATCGCTTGCTCCGTCTCGGGGCCGCCTGCCTTTGCTGGGCAGCGGCCCTCCCCCTGGTTGCCCAAACCGCCTCCGCCCCGCCGGCGGAACCGGCCACGAAATGGCGCGATCCCGCCGACCCGGCTCTCTCCGCCCACGTCGCCGAGGCCAAGGTCGCCTTGCAACTGCTCGTCTCCACCCTTTCCGCCTCCGTGGCCGAAGCCGTCGCCGACGGCGGCCCCCACCAAGGCGTATCCGCCTGTCAACTACAGGCGCTGCCCCTGACCCACCGGAGCGCCCAACAGTCGCCACCCCGCGTTACCGCGCTCAAACGCACCAGCTTGCACGTTCGCAACCCCGCGAATGCGCCGGACCCGGCCGAATCGGCCGCGCTTACCCATGTCGCCCAGCTCCTGTCCACCGGTGAGGATCTTCCTCCGCTACTGGTGCAGGAGCTGGCGGCGACCCCGGAGCGTGAGGCCGAGATCCGCGTCTACAAACCCCTGCGCCTCGCCGCCCAGTGCCTCGCCTGCCACGGCGATCCGGCCACCTTCAGCCCGGACCTGCGCGAGACCCTCGCCACCCGCTACCCCACCGACGCCGCCACCGGCTATGAGGAGGGAGACTGGCGAGGCCTCATCCGCGTTTCACTCACGCCCTGA
- a CDS encoding high-potential iron-sulfur protein: MNTTNPRRRFLKQFAATVGAAALLPLAARAAGAEELTETDPTAMALGYKKDTTKVDKTKYPQHTPAQKCSGCALYTGKPGDKQGPCTAFANKIVKADGWCMAYAKKP; encoded by the coding sequence ATGAATACGACCAACCCCCGCCGCCGTTTCCTCAAGCAGTTCGCTGCCACGGTCGGTGCCGCCGCCCTCCTCCCCCTTGCCGCCCGCGCGGCCGGTGCCGAGGAACTCACCGAGACCGATCCGACCGCCATGGCGCTCGGCTACAAGAAGGACACCACCAAGGTCGACAAGACCAAGTATCCGCAACACACCCCCGCACAGAAGTGCTCCGGCTGCGCCCTCTACACCGGCAAACCCGGCGACAAGCAGGGCCCCTGCACCGCCTTCGCCAACAAGATCGTCAAAGCCGACGGTTGGTGCATGGCCTACGCCAAGAAGCCCTGA
- a CDS encoding FAD-dependent oxidoreductase, which translates to MSASPAPLRIVIVGGVAAGASAAARARRLDESAAITLIERGPDVSFANCGLPYFIGGEIGDRAALAVQTPASLKQLLNLDVRTSTAVTAIDRAARQVTLQHVTDGATETLAYDKLILAPGAQPLRPPLPGIDDARLFSLRNLGDMDRIKAATTAAAHVTVIGAGFIGLEMAEQFRHAGKDVTLVELQPHVLPLLDPAMTRLMEDELRRHDIELVLGDGIASFADAADGRLACQLASGRTVTTDFAVLALGVRPDTALAAAAGLELGPRGHIKVDTFMRTSDPAIYAAGDAIEVEDFVSGDPCAVPLGGPANRQGRLAADHILRPVEAKPFAGVLGTAIVRVFDVSAGLTGWTEQRLQRAGRDYRAVTVNDNHHAAYYPGAKPLQLKLLWEPVNGRILGAQVTGLAGVDKRLDVLATAIMGGLTIDDLAQLELAYAPPFGSAKDIVNLAGFTAVNTRDGLVTPVDHIPDDPAIQVVDVRPPPLVAAHPLPRADAINIPFGQLRSRAGELDTTRLVVTVCALGKTSYFAARVLAQKGFDVRSLTGGIRAHFDPRTPAKPPAP; encoded by the coding sequence ATGTCCGCCTCCCCCGCCCCCCTGCGCATCGTCATCGTTGGCGGTGTCGCCGCCGGTGCCTCGGCCGCCGCCCGCGCCCGTCGCCTCGACGAATCCGCCGCCATCACCCTCATCGAACGCGGCCCCGATGTCTCCTTCGCCAACTGTGGCCTGCCCTACTTCATCGGCGGTGAAATCGGCGACCGCGCCGCCCTCGCCGTGCAGACTCCGGCCAGCCTCAAGCAACTGCTCAATCTCGACGTGCGCACCTCCACCGCCGTCACCGCCATTGATCGCGCGGCGCGCCAGGTGACCCTGCAACACGTCACCGACGGCGCCACCGAAACCCTCGCCTACGACAAGCTCATCCTCGCCCCCGGCGCCCAGCCCCTGCGGCCGCCTCTGCCCGGCATCGATGACGCCCGCCTCTTTTCCCTGCGCAACCTCGGCGACATGGATCGCATCAAGGCCGCCACCACCGCCGCCGCCCACGTCACCGTCATCGGCGCCGGCTTCATCGGCCTCGAGATGGCCGAGCAGTTCCGCCACGCCGGCAAGGACGTCACCCTCGTCGAACTCCAGCCCCACGTGCTACCCCTGCTCGACCCCGCCATGACCCGCCTCATGGAGGACGAGCTGCGCCGCCACGACATCGAACTCGTGCTCGGTGACGGCATCGCCAGTTTCGCCGACGCCGCCGACGGTCGCCTCGCCTGCCAACTCGCCTCTGGCCGCACCGTCACCACCGATTTTGCCGTGCTCGCCCTCGGCGTGCGCCCCGATACCGCCCTCGCCGCCGCCGCCGGCCTCGAGCTCGGTCCCCGCGGTCACATCAAAGTGGATACGTTCATGCGCACCTCCGACCCGGCCATCTACGCCGCCGGTGACGCCATCGAGGTGGAGGACTTTGTCTCCGGCGATCCCTGCGCCGTGCCGCTGGGCGGTCCCGCCAATCGCCAGGGCCGACTCGCGGCCGACCACATCCTGCGTCCGGTCGAAGCCAAACCCTTCGCCGGCGTGCTCGGCACCGCCATCGTGCGTGTCTTCGATGTCAGCGCCGGCCTCACCGGCTGGACCGAACAACGCCTCCAGCGCGCCGGTCGCGACTACCGTGCCGTCACCGTCAACGACAACCACCACGCCGCCTACTACCCCGGCGCCAAGCCCCTCCAACTCAAACTGCTCTGGGAACCCGTGAACGGCCGCATTCTCGGCGCCCAAGTCACCGGCCTCGCCGGCGTCGACAAACGCCTCGACGTGCTCGCCACCGCCATCATGGGCGGCCTCACCATCGACGACCTCGCCCAACTCGAGCTCGCCTACGCGCCGCCCTTCGGCTCGGCCAAGGACATCGTCAACCTCGCCGGCTTCACCGCCGTCAACACCCGCGACGGTCTCGTCACGCCGGTCGACCACATCCCCGACGATCCCGCCATTCAGGTCGTGGACGTGCGGCCGCCGCCCCTCGTCGCCGCCCACCCGCTGCCGCGGGCTGACGCCATCAACATCCCCTTCGGTCAACTCCGCAGCCGTGCTGGTGAGTTGGATACAACCCGCCTGGTCGTGACCGTTTGCGCCCTGGGTAAGACCTCCTACTTCGCCGCCCGCGTGCTCGCCCAGAAGGGTTTCGACGTGCGCTCGCTCACCGGCGGCATTCGCGCCCACTTCGACCCGCGCACCCCCGCCAAGCCGCCCGCGCCTTGA
- a CDS encoding DUF2202 domain-containing protein — MKPTARHTILAALLIGLPLLQAATNQNRTSACAVTGPGCADQAPAAERSRGQNCGPTCGTASPCGLNSALTDDQRPHFDAATLSAFHDQLAEERMAARIYRAFAERYPAVRPFQNIPRAEDRHAASVATLLACADPTFSPSAMITNPTYSTLGDDLIERGSTSEVEALRVGAYIEEKDILDLQALLGRLDHDGAKAIVAQLEQGSHHHLAAFVRNLSRHGVTYEPQLLSTEAYAEIVFGNS; from the coding sequence ATGAAGCCCACCGCGCGCCACACCATTCTCGCCGCTCTGCTCATCGGCCTGCCCCTCCTGCAAGCGGCCACCAATCAGAACCGGACCTCCGCTTGCGCCGTCACCGGTCCGGGCTGCGCCGATCAGGCCCCGGCGGCCGAGCGTTCCCGCGGCCAGAACTGCGGCCCCACCTGTGGCACCGCCAGCCCCTGCGGACTCAACTCCGCCCTCACCGACGACCAACGCCCGCACTTCGACGCCGCCACCCTCAGCGCTTTTCACGACCAACTCGCCGAAGAACGTATGGCCGCACGCATCTACCGCGCCTTCGCCGAACGTTATCCCGCCGTGCGCCCCTTCCAGAACATTCCCCGCGCCGAGGACCGTCACGCCGCCTCCGTGGCGACCCTGCTCGCCTGCGCCGACCCGACCTTCTCCCCTTCCGCCATGATCACAAACCCTACGTATTCAACCCTTGGTGACGATCTCATCGAGCGGGGCTCCACCAGCGAAGTGGAGGCCCTCCGCGTCGGTGCCTACATCGAGGAAAAGGACATTCTCGACCTGCAGGCGCTGCTGGGTCGCCTCGACCACGACGGCGCCAAAGCCATCGTCGCCCAATTGGAGCAGGGGTCCCACCACCACCTGGCCGCCTTTGTGCGCAACCTCAGCCGCCACGGCGTCACCTACGAACCGCAGCTGCTCTCCACCGAAGCCTACGCCGAAATCGTCTTCGGCAACAGCTAA
- a CDS encoding rhodanese-like domain-containing protein — protein MDPVTITIVVIAVFVAFRLLGNLNAMKPQEAASLIESGQAVLIDVREPGEWAGGVAAPALLLSLSDLRGSRRQWTPALEKHKGKTLLLYCASGMRSGTAARQLMSEGHVAKNLGGFGRWARSGLPTRQPSAQELRA, from the coding sequence ATGGATCCCGTTACCATCACCATCGTCGTCATCGCGGTCTTCGTTGCCTTCCGTCTGCTCGGCAACCTCAACGCCATGAAACCGCAGGAGGCCGCCAGCCTGATCGAGTCCGGCCAGGCCGTGCTCATCGACGTGCGCGAGCCCGGTGAGTGGGCCGGCGGGGTCGCCGCGCCCGCGCTGCTCCTCTCCCTCTCCGACCTGCGCGGCTCCCGCCGCCAATGGACCCCCGCCCTCGAAAAGCACAAAGGCAAAACCCTCCTGCTCTACTGCGCCTCCGGCATGCGCTCCGGCACCGCCGCCCGCCAACTCATGAGCGAAGGCCACGTCGCCAAAAACCTCGGCGGCTTCGGCCGCTGGGCCCGCTCCGGCCTCCCCACCCGCCAGCCCTCCGCCCAAGAACTCCGCGCCTAA
- a CDS encoding efflux RND transporter permease subunit, whose product MSDAPTSSTSGDAPKPPRFGMTGRLAAMFIDSKLTPIAVIASILLGIFAVLQLPREEEPQIKVPMIDVLVGMPGARPTEVENRVTRPVEKLLWEIPDVEYLYSTSEPGGAMIIVRFTVGTDIEAALIRLNQKLQANYDLIPPGVSQPLIKPRTIDDVPILALTLHSATHDHLTLRRLGAQLDEAVKSVDQVAETTLIGGVRRAVRVALDPAALAARNLTADTVARAVQAANRATQAGSRPFANTEILLETGAFLRDAQDVGLVVVGAFQNRPIYLRDVATISDTAEEPANYVLHGQPGSNLEAAVTLSVAKRPGANAIDVVNQIMAKVDTLRGTLLPADVELTVTRDYGHTAAEKSNELLLHMGIAVFGVAILILFFLGWRESLVVLLAIPSTLALTLLVFYLYGYTLNRITLFALIFSIGILVDDAIVVVENIVRHVRLPSSRHKSLVQVALEAVDEVGNPTVLATWAVIAAILPMAFVGGLMGPYMRPIPIGSTAAMLFSLVIAFTITPWAALRVLKRHVKSKAENPESKIENHGGEAADWSTRLYHKVMDPLLDYAWWRWAFLITIVGLLAGSAALVLFGMVKIKMLPFDNKSEFQIVINTPEGTSLEETTAIAQEMATAIAQHPEVRDYQIYSGTASPFNFNGLVRHYFMRRGPNVADIQVNLVGKHDRADQSHDIAKRIRPDVAAIAQKHGAAVAVAEVPPGPPVLQSIVAEIYGPSDEQRVALARKVKDIMANTTGIVDLDWYVEAPQPKVTYIVDKEKAALHGISTATISRTLAFAAQGHEVDLLHQPDEREDVPITLELPAGDRTTPQELLALHVRSDLDPTAPLVPLSELVRIEHSTRERSLYRKNLKAVTYVTADVAGEVESPAYALFDLHMQLLDLDAREYGATDETLDIYHLNLPADDTQPALKWDGEWHITLEVFRDLGIAFAAVLVLIAMLMVGWFRSYMTPLVVMAAIPFSLIGILPAHWLMGAFFTATSMIGFMAGAGIVVRNSIILVDFIELRRSEGLSLRNAVVEAGAVRFRPMLLTALAVVVGASVILADPIFQGLAISLMFGEIASLAISRMAVPVLYFMANQEKKS is encoded by the coding sequence ATGAGCGACGCGCCCACTTCATCCACTTCCGGGGACGCGCCCAAGCCGCCCCGCTTTGGCATGACCGGCCGCCTGGCCGCCATGTTCATCGACTCGAAGCTCACGCCCATCGCGGTCATCGCTTCGATCCTGCTCGGCATCTTCGCCGTGCTCCAACTTCCCCGCGAAGAGGAGCCGCAGATCAAGGTGCCGATGATCGACGTGCTCGTCGGCATGCCCGGCGCCCGCCCCACCGAAGTCGAGAACCGCGTCACCCGCCCCGTCGAAAAACTCCTCTGGGAAATCCCCGACGTCGAATACCTCTACTCCACCTCCGAGCCCGGCGGCGCCATGATCATCGTGCGCTTCACCGTCGGCACCGACATCGAGGCCGCGCTCATTCGTCTCAACCAGAAACTTCAGGCCAACTACGACCTCATCCCGCCCGGCGTTTCCCAACCGCTCATCAAACCGCGCACCATCGACGATGTGCCCATCCTCGCGCTCACCCTGCACAGCGCGACCCACGACCACCTCACCCTGCGCCGCCTCGGTGCCCAACTCGACGAAGCCGTCAAATCCGTCGATCAGGTCGCCGAGACCACCCTCATCGGCGGCGTCCGCCGTGCCGTGCGCGTCGCCCTCGATCCCGCCGCCCTCGCCGCCCGCAACCTCACCGCCGACACCGTCGCCCGCGCCGTGCAGGCCGCCAACCGCGCCACTCAGGCCGGCTCCCGCCCCTTCGCCAACACCGAGATCCTGCTCGAAACCGGCGCCTTCCTGCGCGACGCCCAGGACGTCGGCCTCGTTGTCGTCGGCGCCTTCCAAAACCGCCCCATCTACCTTCGCGACGTGGCCACCATCAGCGACACCGCCGAAGAGCCCGCCAACTACGTCCTGCACGGCCAACCCGGCAGTAACCTCGAGGCCGCCGTCACCCTCTCCGTCGCCAAACGCCCCGGCGCCAACGCCATCGATGTCGTCAACCAAATCATGGCCAAGGTCGACACCCTGCGCGGCACCCTGCTGCCCGCCGACGTCGAGCTCACCGTCACCCGCGACTACGGCCACACCGCCGCCGAAAAGAGCAACGAGCTGCTGCTGCACATGGGTATCGCCGTCTTCGGCGTCGCCATCCTCATCCTCTTCTTCCTCGGCTGGCGCGAGTCCCTCGTCGTGTTGCTCGCCATCCCGTCGACCCTCGCGCTCACCCTGCTCGTGTTCTACCTTTATGGATACACGCTCAACCGCATCACGCTCTTCGCGCTGATCTTCTCCATCGGCATCCTCGTCGACGACGCCATCGTCGTGGTGGAAAACATCGTGCGCCACGTGCGCCTGCCGAGCTCGCGCCACAAGTCCCTCGTCCAAGTCGCGCTCGAGGCCGTCGACGAGGTCGGCAATCCCACCGTGCTCGCCACCTGGGCCGTCATCGCCGCCATCCTGCCCATGGCCTTTGTGGGCGGACTCATGGGCCCCTACATGCGGCCCATCCCCATCGGCTCCACCGCCGCCATGCTCTTCTCGCTGGTGATCGCCTTCACCATCACGCCCTGGGCCGCCCTCCGCGTCCTCAAGCGCCACGTAAAATCCAAGGCCGAAAATCCAGAATCCAAAATCGAAAATCACGGCGGCGAAGCCGCCGATTGGTCGACGCGCCTCTATCACAAGGTCATGGACCCGCTGCTCGACTACGCGTGGTGGCGCTGGGCCTTCCTCATCACCATCGTGGGCCTGCTCGCCGGCTCCGCCGCCCTCGTGCTCTTCGGCATGGTGAAAATCAAGATGCTGCCCTTCGACAACAAGTCGGAGTTCCAGATCGTCATCAACACCCCCGAAGGCACCTCCCTCGAAGAGACCACTGCCATCGCGCAGGAGATGGCCACCGCCATCGCCCAACACCCGGAGGTGCGCGACTACCAGATCTACAGCGGCACCGCCTCGCCCTTTAATTTCAACGGTCTCGTGCGCCACTACTTCATGCGCCGCGGCCCCAACGTCGCCGACATTCAGGTCAACCTCGTCGGCAAACACGACCGCGCCGACCAGAGCCACGACATCGCCAAACGCATCCGCCCCGACGTCGCCGCCATCGCCCAAAAACACGGCGCCGCCGTCGCCGTCGCCGAAGTCCCTCCCGGCCCGCCCGTGCTGCAAAGCATCGTGGCCGAGATCTACGGCCCCTCCGACGAACAACGCGTCGCCCTCGCCCGCAAGGTGAAGGACATCATGGCCAACACCACCGGCATCGTGGACCTCGACTGGTATGTCGAAGCGCCGCAGCCCAAGGTCACCTACATCGTCGACAAGGAAAAGGCCGCCCTCCACGGCATCTCGACCGCCACCATTTCCCGCACCCTCGCCTTCGCCGCCCAGGGCCACGAGGTCGACCTCCTGCACCAGCCCGACGAACGCGAAGACGTGCCCATCACCCTCGAGTTGCCCGCCGGCGACCGCACCACCCCGCAGGAGTTGCTCGCCCTCCACGTGCGCTCCGACCTCGATCCCACCGCGCCCCTCGTGCCGCTCTCCGAACTCGTGCGCATCGAGCACTCCACCCGCGAGCGCAGCCTCTACCGCAAAAACCTGAAGGCCGTCACCTACGTCACCGCCGACGTCGCCGGCGAGGTCGAGAGCCCCGCTTACGCGCTCTTCGATCTGCACATGCAGCTCCTCGACCTCGATGCCCGCGAGTATGGCGCGACCGACGAGACCCTCGACATCTACCACCTCAACCTCCCGGCCGACGACACCCAGCCCGCCCTCAAGTGGGACGGCGAATGGCACATCACGCTCGAAGTTTTCCGCGACCTCGGCATCGCCTTTGCCGCCGTGCTCGTGCTCATCGCCATGCTCATGGTCGGCTGGTTCCGCAGCTACATGACGCCGCTCGTCGTCATGGCCGCGATCCCCTTCTCCCTCATCGGCATCCTGCCCGCGCACTGGCTGATGGGCGCCTTCTTCACCGCCACCTCCATGATCGGCTTCATGGCCGGTGCCGGCATCGTCGTGCGCAACTCCATCATCCTCGTCGACTTCATTGAACTGCGCCGCAGCGAAGGCCTCAGCCTGCGCAACGCCGTGGTCGAAGCCGGTGCGGTGCGTTTCCGCCCCATGCTGCTCACCGCTCTCGCCGTCGTCGTCGGTGCCAGCGTCATCCTCGCCGACCCGATTTTCCAAGGCCTCGCGATCAGCCTTATGTTCGGCGAAATCGCCTCCCTCGCCATCTCCCGCATGGCCGTCCCCGTCCTCTACTTCATGGCAAACCAAGAGAAGAAATCCTAA
- a CDS encoding efflux RND transporter periplasmic adaptor subunit, whose protein sequence is MTRPHLLPLLLAAAATFTFTACSGGHDTAAPARPGAHLPAVDVATTTVSAATTPQIRHLPGTVQATSRATVAAKVMGTVTTAPSVGQSVAAGEVVLTVAADELKAAVASARAALDLATRNHQRESDLLARGASTAETVRNLDDQRRIAAAQLEAATAQLSYTQVTAPFAGTITTRYVETGDLAAPGAPLFTLEGAHLEVQVAVPESLAAATLGDTLTVELSDDSAVSATVTEASPAADPVTRSRLVRLALPANASATAGQFVRVRWPDAAATVIRVPSSAVSAFGQMQRVFVATDGHAILRLVKTGHVQDGATVILSGLNPGETIVTDPPATLRDGQPLNLNAAR, encoded by the coding sequence ATGACCCGTCCGCACCTCCTCCCTTTGCTCCTCGCCGCCGCCGCGACCTTCACCTTCACCGCCTGTAGTGGTGGACATGATACGGCCGCTCCCGCCCGCCCCGGCGCTCACCTGCCCGCCGTCGACGTGGCCACCACCACCGTCTCCGCCGCGACCACGCCGCAGATCCGCCACCTGCCCGGCACCGTCCAGGCCACTTCCCGCGCCACCGTCGCGGCCAAGGTGATGGGCACCGTCACCACCGCTCCCAGCGTCGGCCAATCCGTCGCCGCCGGCGAGGTCGTGCTCACCGTCGCCGCCGACGAGCTCAAGGCCGCCGTCGCTTCCGCCCGCGCCGCCCTCGATCTCGCCACCCGCAACCACCAACGCGAATCCGACCTGCTCGCCCGCGGCGCCTCCACCGCCGAAACCGTGCGCAACCTCGACGACCAGCGCCGCATCGCCGCCGCCCAACTCGAGGCCGCCACCGCCCAACTGTCCTACACCCAAGTCACCGCCCCCTTCGCCGGCACCATCACCACCCGCTACGTCGAAACCGGCGACCTCGCCGCCCCCGGCGCCCCGCTCTTCACCCTCGAAGGTGCACACCTCGAGGTGCAGGTCGCCGTCCCCGAGTCCCTCGCCGCCGCCACCCTCGGCGACACCCTGACCGTCGAACTCTCAGACGACTCCGCCGTATCCGCCACCGTCACCGAAGCCTCCCCGGCCGCCGATCCCGTCACCCGCAGCCGCCTCGTGCGCCTCGCCCTCCCGGCCAACGCCTCCGCCACCGCCGGCCAGTTCGTGCGGGTGCGTTGGCCCGATGCCGCCGCCACCGTCATCCGCGTGCCGTCCTCCGCCGTGTCCGCCTTTGGCCAGATGCAACGCGTCTTTGTCGCCACCGATGGCCACGCCATCCTGCGCCTCGTCAAAACCGGCCACGTGCAGGACGGTGCCACCGTCATCCTCTCCGGCCTTAACCCCGGTGAGACCATCGTCACCGATCCGCCCGCCACGCTGCGCGACGGTCAGCCGCTCAACCTCAACGCCGCCCGCTGA
- a CDS encoding TolC family protein: MRSLAILALALCASLAAVGQSDASSVTSPWTLRAALTEARDHSPEAAIAAARLDRAQAMVDQSGAASLPQVTLSAGYTQTNNPMMAFGSILNQGAFTPAIDFNAPGQVDNLNLTGMVAYSLYSGGRTASTQAAARAGATASAHDRDATFARLDAAVATAYFNIRQAREAIAALDAAIATYEESLRIARLRFEAGELLKSELLNLEVRLAQTREQHLAARQQATLAERHFLYLLGHPPLAGQPVALATDDPAVTALSAPAATSTASIEQRPELHALASRREAAAASLDAAASGRRPSVNAFASYQFDKGWRLDGDGDSWMAGLQAQWSVFDGKATTGKIRAARADLTETEAAQRQLELGLQLELEQARLAHRFATEQLDVTATLVTQAEEAARISRERFEAGALLSTELIGAETRLTEARVRRAVATAAERIAAVQLRRAAGLPILP, translated from the coding sequence ATGCGAAGCCTTGCCATCCTCGCCCTCGCGCTCTGCGCGAGCCTCGCCGCCGTCGGCCAATCCGACGCCTCTTCCGTCACCTCTCCCTGGACCCTGCGTGCCGCCCTCACCGAGGCCCGCGACCACAGTCCCGAGGCCGCCATCGCCGCCGCCCGGCTCGACCGCGCCCAGGCCATGGTTGACCAGTCCGGCGCCGCCTCCCTGCCGCAGGTCACCCTCTCGGCCGGCTACACCCAGACCAACAACCCGATGATGGCCTTCGGCAGCATCCTCAACCAGGGTGCCTTCACGCCGGCCATCGACTTTAACGCCCCCGGCCAGGTCGATAACCTCAACCTCACCGGCATGGTCGCCTACTCCCTCTACTCCGGCGGCCGCACCGCCTCCACCCAGGCCGCCGCCCGCGCCGGCGCCACCGCCTCGGCCCACGATCGCGACGCCACCTTCGCCCGCCTCGATGCCGCCGTCGCCACCGCCTACTTCAACATCCGCCAGGCTCGCGAAGCCATCGCCGCGCTCGACGCCGCCATCGCCACCTACGAGGAATCCCTCCGCATCGCCCGCCTCCGCTTCGAGGCTGGTGAGCTCCTCAAGAGTGAACTGCTCAACCTCGAGGTCCGCCTCGCCCAAACCCGCGAACAACACCTCGCCGCCCGCCAGCAGGCCACCCTCGCCGAGCGTCACTTCCTCTACCTGCTCGGCCACCCGCCCCTCGCCGGTCAACCCGTCGCGCTCGCCACCGACGATCCCGCCGTGACCGCGCTCTCCGCGCCCGCCGCCACCTCGACCGCGTCCATCGAACAACGCCCCGAGCTCCACGCCCTCGCCTCCCGGCGCGAAGCCGCCGCCGCGTCCCTCGACGCCGCCGCCAGCGGCCGCCGCCCCTCCGTCAACGCCTTCGCCTCCTACCAGTTCGACAAGGGCTGGCGCCTCGATGGTGACGGCGATTCCTGGATGGCCGGCCTCCAGGCCCAGTGGTCCGTCTTCGATGGCAAAGCCACCACCGGCAAGATCCGCGCTGCCCGCGCCGACCTCACCGAAACCGAAGCCGCCCAACGCCAACTCGAGCTCGGCCTCCAACTCGAACTCGAACAAGCCCGCCTCGCCCACCGCTTCGCCACCGAGCAACTCGACGTCACCGCCACCCTCGTGACCCAGGCCGAGGAAGCCGCCCGCATCTCCCGCGAACGCTTCGAAGCCGGCGCCCTGCTTTCCACCGAACTCATCGGCGCCGAGACCCGCCTCACCGAGGCCCGCGTCCGCCGCGCCGTCGCCACCGCCGCCGAACGCATCGCCGCCGTCCAACTCCGCCGCGCCGCCGGCCTGCCCATCCTCCCGTAG
- a CDS encoding YgaP family membrane protein has translation MKTDSFIRILAGLMILISVALTHFVSPWWLLFTTFIGLNLIQSAFTGFCPPTLILHKLGWVRADGTIAWGGQ, from the coding sequence ATGAAAACCGACTCCTTCATTCGCATCCTGGCCGGCCTGATGATTCTCATCAGCGTCGCTCTTACCCACTTCGTAAGTCCTTGGTGGCTCTTGTTCACCACCTTCATCGGGCTTAACCTCATCCAATCCGCCTTCACCGGTTTCTGCCCCCCCACCCTCATCTTGCACAAGTTGGGCTGGGTGCGTGCCGATGGCACGATTGCGTGGGGCGGCCAATAA
- a CDS encoding ArsR/SmtB family transcription factor, giving the protein MSSVCSIAVMGKKPRQLSEQAIDQISRRFAALAEPMRLKLIHALFNGEKSVNTLVELSGGTQANVSRHLQHLANAGVLNRRKEGLQVFYSIGDPSIFDLCELVCGSLEKQHATKAAAFGS; this is encoded by the coding sequence ATGTCAAGCGTTTGCTCAATAGCGGTGATGGGAAAAAAGCCGCGTCAACTTTCCGAACAGGCCATAGATCAGATCTCCCGGCGCTTTGCGGCGCTGGCCGAGCCGATGCGCCTGAAGCTGATTCACGCGCTCTTTAATGGAGAGAAGTCGGTGAACACGTTGGTGGAGCTCAGCGGGGGCACGCAGGCTAATGTGTCGCGGCACCTGCAGCATCTGGCGAATGCCGGGGTGTTGAATCGCCGCAAGGAGGGTTTGCAGGTGTTTTATTCGATCGGGGATCCGTCGATTTTTGACCTGTGCGAGCTGGTGTGTGGGAGCCTGGAGAAGCAGCACGCGACCAAGGCGGCGGCGTTCGGGAGCTGA
- a CDS encoding MOSC domain-containing protein: protein MKLLHCYVSPGHNFFGHHGKPAGTHPTLEVDSVECVAGRGLQGDRFFDFKDNYKGQVTFFAIEVFQAMQQALGVYDREPSVLRRNIITEGVDLNTLIGREFEIQGIRFLGTAECSPCYWMDQAFAPGAEEFLKGRGGLRARILTSGTLALDPVLASC, encoded by the coding sequence GTGAAACTGCTCCACTGCTACGTCTCTCCCGGCCACAACTTTTTTGGCCATCACGGCAAACCCGCCGGCACCCACCCGACCCTCGAAGTCGACTCCGTGGAATGTGTCGCGGGCCGCGGACTGCAGGGCGACCGCTTCTTCGACTTCAAAGACAACTACAAGGGCCAGGTCACCTTCTTCGCCATCGAGGTGTTTCAAGCCATGCAACAGGCTCTCGGTGTCTACGACCGCGAACCCTCCGTCCTGCGTCGCAACATCATCACCGAGGGCGTCGACCTCAACACCCTCATCGGACGGGAGTTTGAGATTCAGGGTATCCGCTTTTTGGGCACCGCCGAATGCAGCCCCTGCTACTGGATGGACCAGGCCTTCGCCCCCGGCGCCGAGGAATTCTTAAAAGGCCGCGGCGGCCTCCGCGCCCGCATCCTCACCAGCGGCACCCTCGCCCTGGACCCCGTCCTAGCCAGCTGCTGA